A window of Solanum stenotomum isolate F172 chromosome 9, ASM1918654v1, whole genome shotgun sequence genomic DNA:
TCGTATATTGTTGATCACACAATGGATCTGTTCAGACGATTTTCACTAGGCCTTGTTTTAGGAAGAAGAATCATAAAGCAGACCAAATAGTAAGAGATGACGTTGATAACACATATAGTAACGGCAAGACCAACTGAATGTGCTAAAGTAGCATACATGccagttgcaaatgcaactagACCTGCTGCTATCGACAGAAGCTGCAACATAGTTGCGTTATTATAAAGCTGGTCAATAACTTGTAACTCCGGTACAGATGAtactattgttattgttgcaaTGTAAAAGTAGGCGAATACAGCAGCATCAGAGAATGTTAAGGCGATAACATCTGAAACAACAAATGTACGAAATGTTATTCTCCTTAATAGAATTGCCATCCCTTTGTTAGGGCTATTAGTATCGCTTTCAGTACCTCCTGGCAATGTAAAACCAACGGTGCAGGTAGCTGTCATTATCAGAGTTGCCACAACTAAATGCATTTGAGTTGCATTCATAATGTCTTTGACTAGTCTTTCATCTCGCCAAGCTCTATACTCATGAGTACCCACCGACTCCGTCCATTCAGGTACCACCACCACCATCCTTCTTGTCACAGATATCATGGGCAGGACTACAATGACCAACTTTTCGGTAATGATGTTGCATGCATCATGGAAGAGAATATCCATATTTAGGCTATTATCCAAATTTATGTAAGTCCTTTGTTTTCTCTGGATGAAACATTAATATATAGGAAAACTATTAGACTCTTAATGGTGAAGTCTTTGCTGAGTCTTTGTTTTTAGAATATATAGAAGTAAGTATACAAGGCAATTTGCAGGTACCTTATGGGAGGTAATAGGTATTGGGTAGAATTAATCGAGGTCCAAATACCAcgttcattaaaaaaaaatgctagGTCCTCTCTTACTTTAGTGATGATGTCATCAAATGACATCAGTTGCAACATTCAACAACATACTATAAATAAACATCACAAAACACTCAAGTGTGGAGAGAAGTGAGAGGTTGGTTCGTAAGAAAAAATAGTTTGCgaggaaaaataaagagaatgaACAACGTTATCATAAGGCGTTTAAATTTAAAGTGAGTTAGAGTATTTGTTTTGAGTATTGTATTCATCACTATAAGGTGTGTCATTTCTCATTATAGTGGACATGAGCGGTTCAATACTTTTGATGGcctaaaattgaattttaagggAAGGtcctaatttatttaaaatctatttcCTACCGTTCTTCGCCACATTGTACAATATTGGatccattatttatttttctgattACCAAATTCACTCAAATTATGGACTTGTGAGTCCTTTGGATGAAACAttattatctatcatatcaagCTTGTAAGGTAacatgaaaaatagaataataaccTCCTATAATAGAGTAAATTGAATTAATAATGTACTTGAATCATGTTATGTTTTTTTGGATGAAGAAAcatattaagttatatatacaattgtgaattatattgttatagtaGCATGTTAGTTAACTACTTATTCAAAGTTACCAATCAATATTTTTGCTTTTGCTTTTGCTTTTCATTTATTAAGCtacttattctttttctttttgtctgtCATGGGTTTATCAGTCTGCCATAGAATTTCTTGTTGGAGGGGATTTTTTTTAGCAATGTAAAGTCCGACGTAACATCCTCGTCTATCTCATCCCGCATACTAAAAGACCCCTTAATCTCTAAGCTTGTATGTAACTTATATCAATCTAAATTAGTTATAGATGAAACTTACCAAAATAATGGTGATTATCAGCAATTCAAATAAGTTAGTTAGGTCTTCATTGCTCTTGTAGACTACAATCTCACCATGTGAGTGGCAGCTACCTAAGTTGCTTGAACTCTTCACTTTCCTTGCCACACTCTTGTCGAAACTACATGTGTGTGGATGTGGGATCTATACTGTATTTGATCAACCGATTTTGAGTACTTTGACAAAACTTGACAAAGAAATTTGAGACATATATAGTCATTTATGTaataaaaccaaaaactaaggTGAAAATTAGATCTCAACCATTAATTCTAACTATATTTAAGAAGCAAATATATGGAAGTAAATAACTATGGTTAGGACTTTACTTTAATCAATTAGATCTCAACCATTAATTCTAAACTATGACATGTGTCTCCTATCCAAGCTAGAACTTGGGGAAAATGGAGAGAAGAGAAATGGAGAGGAGCCGGATCtagattttttgttgttctaGTGAGGAAAGCTgagaaaaggcccaaaatagtcTCTATTCTTTGAGGTCGAGTACTAATAGTCGTCCATCTTACCAAAATTAGTGCACATTTAATCATAAGTCACTGATCGCGTACATCTATAACTAACAGAGTCTCAGACATCATCATTATATAGACTAGATCTAGAGAAAATAGGGAAATGAGTTGTTAGAATGAATACATGAGGTCGCCGCTTCTCCCTATGGAAACTAACCTTAGTGTCCATGTCGCGGGATAGTAATCTTCACAAAAAGAAACGATTCTGTTCTTTGCGATATATTCAGTATCTGTAAAATCTACTCATAACCAGTGGCAAAATCACAAATTTCACTAAGAGTATTCAATTGTGTGCTCAAAATTGTATTATATAGAGTATAATCATCCGATGAAGGAGGGTCAATTGACCATCCTCCGATGgttgtagctccgcccctgatgCCAATGATATCAGTTGACCATTTCATATAAAAATTGAGCAACCTGAAAATTTAAGATATTCTAAACATAAAGACTCAACAAAGACTACATTAAGATATACAGTTCTACTAGTTTATGGACCAGTATGGCATGCATttcaagatattttaaaaaactagGCTTTATACATATTCGTCCCTTAAACTTGCCATGCtatttcatttagacactcGAACTAAGCTTTGTTCTAATTGAACACTGCGACTTCTATTAAGTGTTTAAATTAGAcactttcaatttaaattttgaaactattttttgtgtgttccCATTTGTCTATTAGGTAGTTAAGTTAACCACATAAAATATATGTCATCTCCTTTAATTCTATTCATTCACCTTAATAAGCCGCAAAAACTTAAGATGTTTTCAACTTGATGTTGATGCATATAATTAAAGGAGAACATATTTTATATGGTTAACTTAACTACATAATAGACGAATGAAAATACACGTACAAGTTTTTTCCAAATGAATAGAAAGTGTCTAATATTGGAAGACTTTATTAGGGATTGAGGTGTTCATCAATTGGAACATGACTTTGTTCGAGTTTCTAAATGGAATATCCTGAGAAGTTTAAGAGGGTGGCTATGTATGAAGCCTTAAAACAAATACTCAGCAAAGACTTCATTAAGATACACATTCATGTACTCTATTGGTAcaaaagatttttattatttaataaaacaagcttagtgtaacatctcgctaaattgaaagaactagaaagagttagaattggaaatagtcattttaggaaagaatgaaataatctggaaatttgttaagtttggggttttggtcaacttcaaacgaccataactcctaactcaagatgatttaggtgtgtttccagataccgtaggaaagatcgtTAGATTAACTTTTCAACGCCACAGAGTTTGCACGGTTCCAAGTTTGTacgagtgagatatgccctttggaagttggtatgtttagataaggaaagtctaatccgaaTTTTGGAAGggaattttagtcttttccttgcccaattgttttatttcgtttttggtaattaatttaGGGCCTAATCAGAATTAGACCAGTTTAGAAAATTTgaagttcacgctagggcttagagaaaagagaaaagaggagaaaggagaagtaAAGTTCAAAGTTCGTCAATTTCATGGAGATTTTcgtgtggatttcgccaaggatttaatcctacaaggtatgtaaggctttcATAACATttggttcgttcacccacatgccaaacatgtttatttcagtgtgaattcatcctaaaagagtttgaaagttgatgtccttgatatgtattcttgaatttgatgtcattcttgaattgggctgagattgagaagtttctgagaTTATTACGTCAAATTATTGAGTTtgtttgagttaggttcttaggtacatttgctGGGTATAAGTATCTAAAAAGaatttggggaaaaagaaccgagtttgggCATATTGGGGCTGGAATACGAAGAAGGAAATTAGTCGGGCAAAATTGGGCACTGGCTTCGCGTCGCAGACCTTTTCCCCAGATTTGGGAAAAATTATTTCGTGTcgcggagcggtcacggaccgttcttcctcaaaaagtattttcgcgaccaaaatttaaatacatctccgcgtcgcggacctgccctcagacaatgatttttttttaatctcttctcgtgtttagctatctaaaaacactactaaacatcatgagatatttcctatcacaaatcacaatccttgaatccataattcaattcaaggaaagttgaGAGTCAAGTTTAGAGTTAAGAAAGCAAGTCAAGAAGTtcattaaagtttttcaaaagtctttcacaaatgttttaactttgttctaagacttaagttttaagttaagaaaagagtaaatagttgagttcatttctccaaaagttataagggaactaagtattcccaaagagtttaaaacgTTTTCACaattgaacaagaaagggaacatcgattccaagagagcttttaagctaagtttggAGTAATTATctgaaaccaaaaaaagaagtttgttttaaaaacatatgagctaagtatattttgggagtagtattgaacactgatatggggatgcgaattcatattaactcaagtctccataaaccatgtagccatcatgggtagtaaaggatcatacatTTTaaatgactccttaagatggttttagcatagactagtcgatccacttagttaaggtgttctatatgatggcaaagtataggaaagTTCTGGCAACGTGGGCAAGatgatgtatcaccacttaggctcatagtggtggttatcggttaaagaatctcccatagaaactatattactttattatatgaactaagttgttttccactgttttacaagctttctatatattgcttATGTTTAtcgctttatattgagttaagtgaTTCAGCAGTTAAGTAAAACCAAGGTatgtgtttctttcagattcttttcaaacctatgttgtgtttagcattccaagtacattcaatgtactaatgctaGTTAGCCTGCATCTTCTAATGATGCAGACACAGATTACCAGGATCATCACCCAGTGCCTTGTTGATGCAATTAAGCActcagagttagttggtgagccttcttgcattcTAGAGGActccttttaatttgttttcaatatttcattgttaggatgatcggggtgTTGTCCTGACATCCCGCTTTGTTTTAAAgtcttcatagacagtcagatagtTAGTAGTTTAGTTGTCTTTACtttgttatttcttatgttaagactcaagttgccactttggccaagttgaatgttgacttttcaacattctaagttattttatttaacaattgAGTAAGTgaatttgatcattgtaataatgcttagattcttccgctgagtaagtaagctaggccaagggttcacttagggccaacaatggttctcgagtgccagccacatgcagggtataggctcggggcatgacaaacttggtatcagagcacagagttcaagagtcatagggagtctatgaagccatgtcagtagagtcctaattatcggtgtgaagtgtgccacatATTTAATTAGGAGGGTGCTACAATTAGGAAAATTTcacacttctttcatactcatttgtgcgttagagtttgatctctaaaaagtttcttataattcatgcttgcgcgtgttttcagataattaTGCCTCCTCGAAGAGTTGTCcgaggtcgtcctgctaggagAACGTTTaggagcaaggggtacctaatgcacgtGAAGTGCAATCCCAATGAGAAGTTACTAATGCTGAGTTCAGAGAAGCAATAAggatgttaagtcaagttgtgactaacgaggttgggcaacaaagaggagcTTGACAAGAAGTGGCTGACACTTCTAGGATTTGTGAGTTCTTGAGAATGaaccctccaagtttcactggttcaagcactactgaggatccaaaGAACTATATTGAGGAGCTGCAAAAGGTATTTGATGTCATGCACGTTGCTGATactgagagggtggaactagctaCATACCAAATGAAGAGTGTCATTAGGatttggtttgatcagtggaagaagggtagagtTGAGGaagcaccacctgcgagttgggcatgttttgagaaagctttcttggggtgtttctttccccgagaacttaaagaggctaaggtacgagagttccttacccttaagcaagagtcactaagtgttcatgagtatgggtcaaagttcacccaactatcacGTTATGCTCCAGAGATTGTTGCAGATATGAGaagtagaatgagtttgtttgttgctgggttgtgatgtctatcaagcaaagagggaaAGGGAGCGATGATAATTGGGGACATAGATATATCGAGGTTAATGGTATATGTGCAGCAAGTTAAGGAACAGAAACTGAGAGATAGGGAagagtttagaaacaagaaggctaagacagggaatgagtccgggcaacagaaaagtaatgtgaaccgttcaccctttcatccaaagaaaaagggacatgctccatcatctgctagtgcacctgcacccagaaacaaaggtgagtataatCATTAGAATTtgcagaacttcagagctagacctgcgcagtcttagggtagtgtggcacaaggaggtaactgggctcctgcatgtgctaggtctggtagaacccacccagcTAAGTGTCGTGAGAGCCAgtcaggttgtttcaagtgtagacaagagggtcacttcatgaaagagttccCTAAGAACAGGAAAGGTAGAGAAAAccagggcaatagagcccaatcttcatcagttgcaccaccagacagggctgcacctagaggagctagatccggtactggcggaggagcaaacctcTTTTATGCAATCACTAGTCGCTAAGACCAAGAGAACTCTCCatatgtt
This region includes:
- the LOC125877345 gene encoding protein ACCELERATED CELL DEATH 6-like; its protein translation is MDILFHDACNIITEKLVIVVLPMISVTRRMVVVVPEWTESVGTHEYRAWRDERLVKDIMNATQMHLVVATLIMTATCTVGFTLPGGTESDTNSPNKGMAILLRRITFRTFVVSDVIALTFSDAAVFAYFYIATITIVSSVPELQVIDQLYNNATMLQLLSIAAGLVAFATGMYATLAHSVGLAVTICVINVISYYLVCFMILLPKTRPSENRLNRSIV